A stretch of DNA from Alkalidesulfovibrio alkalitolerans DSM 16529:
GCGCTGCGCGCGGCCGCTAGGGCCCTCCCCGGACATTCTCCGGGAACCCACGGAAAACGCCAAGGGGGCGGGCGAAAGCCCGTCCCCTTTTCCTGCTTGGCATTTTTTCCTATCATGACGCATTCCCTTCCCGGCGCACCGGGAACCACGAAGGAAGCCCCCATGCTCGACGCCGTTCTTCGTCACATTGAAGCCCAGCGTTCGGAGGTCGTCTCCCTGCAGGAAAACCTCGTGGCTCTGCTCGCGTTGGGGCCGGACAACGGTGGCGACGGGGAGGACGCCAAGTGCTCCTTTGTCCGCGACTATATACGCGGTCTGGGATTACACGAGCATATCGAGATGCCCTCTCCCGATCCACGCGTCAACAGTGGCTCGCGTCCCAATCTGGCTGTGCGCATCCAAGGTCGTAGCCCGCGCACTCTGTGGGTCATCTCGCATCTGGATGTCGTTCCGGCTGGCGATCTCTCGCTGTGGACCACGGACCCTTGGCGACTGCATGTGGAGGACGATATCTTGATCGGGCGGGGCGTGGAGGACAACAACCAAGCCGTCGTCTCCTCCCTGCTCGCGGCCAAAGCCCTGCGGGAGTTGAACGTCACGCCGAATCTGTCCTACGGCATGCTTTTCGTTGCCGACGAGGAGACCGGCAGCAAACACGGTCTCGACTTCGTGCTGCGCGAGCATGGCGAGCGCTTCGGAAAGGATGACCTGTTCCTGATCCCGGACTTCGGTGAACCGGACGGATCGCTCCTGGAGTTGGCCGAAAAGAGCATGTTTTGGCTCAAGATCACGGTCACGGGCAAACAGTGCCATGCCTCGGTGCCGCATGAAGGCGTGAACTC
This window harbors:
- a CDS encoding M20 family metallo-hydrolase codes for the protein MLDAVLRHIEAQRSEVVSLQENLVALLALGPDNGGDGEDAKCSFVRDYIRGLGLHEHIEMPSPDPRVNSGSRPNLAVRIQGRSPRTLWVISHLDVVPAGDLSLWTTDPWRLHVEDDILIGRGVEDNNQAVVSSLLAAKALRELNVTPNLSYGMLFVADEETGSKHGLDFVLREHGERFGKDDLFLIPDFGEPDGSLLELAEKSMFWLKITVTGKQCHASVPHEGVNSLVAAAAFILKIRSLGECFDRVDPLFDPPRSTFEPTKKEANVENVNTVPGRDVFYVDCRVLAEYPLTQVFDAIRDMGREIERAYGVSVEYHVVQEEQAAPATSPDSDVARALSRAVFAETGKAPTPRGIGGGTVAAYLRRRGYEAAVWATLLHNAHQPGERARISNHLNDAKVIARMLLDDGQA